A stretch of DNA from Armatimonadota bacterium:
CGTCGCCTATCCAAACCGCCGGCGAGTGCGGCACAGCCTGGATCGCCGACACCAACGCCTGATCGGCTTCTATGCCTTCCGGGTTGCCGAGTTTGACCTTGATGCAGGGGCGGTTGTACCGGGCAGTCACCTCCGCGACCCGCTCGGCGATGGAATCGAGCGCGGAGATGCCGATGGTGATGGTCGTGTCCGGAATCCGAGCCTTGTAGCCGCCGAACAGATCGGCTAGCGGCATGCCGGCCCGCTTGCCGATCCAGTCGTGCATGGCAATATCCAGAGCTGCGGCGGCTGCAGCCGTCATCGATACCTGCTCGATGAGAGCCTCGATTCGCTGAAACTCCCACGGCGCGCACTCTGCCAGATAGGGAGAGAGTGCGGTGATCCGGCGCTCGGCATCCTCAGCCGTTTCGGGAGCATCGCCACCTGATGTGGGCGCCATTTCGCCGAGTCCCGTGATGCCGTCGTGGTCGATGCTTACCAGCAGATTGTCCGAAAAGGCGCTGGTGCCCCGGCTGATCGTCAGCGGATGCCGCTTGGTGATGCGGAACTGCCGGCACGATACGTTCATCGGTGCTGCAGCCGCGCTGTGGCGGCAGCTACGATCTCCTGCGTTTTGCGCAACCCTTCGCGCACCACCTGCTCCGGCGGCAGGGCGTAGTAGGCTTCGTTGAACAGCTCCAGTGAAAGAGTGCCGGAGAAGTTCATCGAGTAGAGCGCGGCCACAATATCACAAAACGGCGCGTCACCGTCGCCGGGATAGACGCGGTCTGCATCGGTAAGCGCCTCAGGTTGGATCGAAGCCGGGTAGTCGTTCACGTGGAAGAGCGGCACCAGACCGCCCTGAAGATAAGGCAGACCGGTAAAGCCGGAACCGCCCTTGTGCAGGTGATAGACATCCAGAAGGAGGCCGGCATCGGCCCTACCGCACTCCAGGGCGACACAGGCAGCTTCACCGAGCCGCTGCAAGGTGGTCGAGAAGCCCCAGACCTCGAGCAGCGGCTTTACGCCAAATTGAGCGCCAAGTTCCATCAGAACTGCGTACCGCTCTGCTGCGCGACGGAGGTCGAGGTCGCGCTGCTCGGTAGCACCCATTGGTGGTGCGGCGATCATGCCGCCGCCGATCGCGGCTACCACCTCCATGCAGCGCCGGGCTTCTTCCAGGCCCTGCCGGCGCTCCGCATCGTCATCCACAATCCAGTTGAAGAAGCCGATTGCGCTTGCGGCGGTTATGCCGGCATCCTCGATACAGCTCCGAAGGTCGTGGAGGCTGCCGCCTTGTGCCACAAAGCGGTCCAGCTCATCCATCCAGGGTTCAAAGGCGCCATAGCCGGCGGCCGCCACCATTCGTACGATTTCGGGCAGCGGCACGATGTGCGGGCGTATGGTGCTGGTGTTGAACCCGTAGGTCCAGGGCGGCACTATAGCGTCCAGGGATGGCGCATCGGCCTCGAGGTCATCGCCTGTGCCTCTTTGTCACCCACCATCTGCTGCTTGTCGGGGTCCCAGTTCAGGATGCGGCCATCCAGCCTCAGCGAGATGTTGCAGAGATGGCAGATGGAGACGGATCGGTGTCCGATTTCAGCCGGACAGATGGTCTCTTTGCCGTCGCGAATGCAATCCAGGAAGTTGCCCATGTGGTCATCGGACTTGTACAGGCGGATCGCATCGCTTTGCAGCGGCTCGGTGAGAAGCGTGGGATCGCTGGCCTTGATGTCGCTCCGGCTGACGAAAATCCACTGGCCGTTTTCGCCGTTGAAGGTTACGCCGTTATCTCC
This window harbors:
- a CDS encoding sugar phosphate isomerase/epimerase, producing MPPWTYGFNTSTIRPHIVPLPEIVRMVAAAGYGAFEPWMDELDRFVAQGGSLHDLRSCIEDAGITAASAIGFFNWIVDDDAERRQGLEEARRCMEVVAAIGGGMIAAPPMGATEQRDLDLRRAAERYAVLMELGAQFGVKPLLEVWGFSTTLQRLGEAACVALECGRADAGLLLDVYHLHKGGSGFTGLPYLQGGLVPLFHVNDYPASIQPEALTDADRVYPGDGDAPFCDIVAALYSMNFSGTLSLELFNEAYYALPPEQVVREGLRKTQEIVAAATARLQHR
- a CDS encoding dipeptide epimerase, translating into MNVSCRQFRITKRHPLTISRGTSAFSDNLLVSIDHDGITGLGEMAPTSGGDAPETAEDAERRITALSPYLAECAPWEFQRIEALIEQVSMTAAAAAALDIAMHDWIGKRAGMPLADLFGGYKARIPDTTITIGISALDSIAERVAEVTARYNRPCIKVKLGNPEGIEADQALVSAIQAVPHSPAVWIGDANGGWTVESALIMIKWLELCGCRAVEQPLPRGQEADLPKLHKSAGIPIYLDESVRTSRDIPAIARAVDGINIKLMKSGGLREAIRMVHTARAHSLKVMVGCMSESSLAISAAAAITPYVDHADLDSHLNLVDDPFRGAVYSERRIVPTDLAGVGAVPITG